The Lytechinus pictus isolate F3 Inbred chromosome 10, Lp3.0, whole genome shotgun sequence genome includes a window with the following:
- the LOC129269778 gene encoding small ribosomal subunit protein uS7m-like — protein MALPMRAYGLSSKLESWLPLLTQVRYSRYRPAYVPPVVDRQSYEDGSLPLDISTPVKAAVGDITSAFTYDPLVHKFVNVMNKKGQKETVSKVMEKTFEIIKSKQVEKYNKASEMDKSSLETNPRVIFTKAIENCKPSLGLVTIKRGGKNYQVPSPLKDNRRRFLAMKWIIQECEKKPLKMHMPEKLAQELLDAFHNQGNVVKRKHDLHRQCEANRAYAHFRWW, from the exons atggcgctGCCCATGAGAGCCTATGGATTGTCATCAAAACTGGAATCATGGCTTCCTCT GCTTACCCAGGTGAGGTACAGTCGCTACAGACCAGCCTACGTTCCTCCTGTTGTCGACAGACAGTCATACGAGGATGGTTCCCTTCCACTTGACATCAGCACACCGGTCAAGGCGGCCGTAGGAGACATCACATCAGCCTTCACCTATGATCCATTGGTCCA taaATTTGTGAATGTGATGAACAAGAAGGGACAAAAGGAGACTGTTTCTAAGGTCATGGAGAAG ACCTTTGAAATCATCAAGTCGAAGCAGGTTGAGAAGTACAACAAGGCATCTGAGATGGATAAGTCCAGTCTAGAGACCAATCCGAGAGTCATCTTTACTAAGGCCATAGAGAACTGCAAGCCTTCCCTAGGTCTCGTTACTATCAAGCGAGGAGGCAAGAACTATCAG GTTCCATCACCTCTGAAGGATAATAGAAGACGGTTTCTCGCCATGAAATGGATAATACAGGAATGTGAGAAGAAACCACTCAAAATGCACATGCCAGAGAAACTAGCTCAAGAATTACTCGATGCATTTCATAATCAG GGCAATGTAGTGAAGAGGAAACATGATCTCCACAGGCAGTGTGAAGCAAACAGAGCGTATGCACACTTCAGATGGTGGTGA